The following proteins are co-located in the Pectinophora gossypiella chromosome 7, ilPecGoss1.1, whole genome shotgun sequence genome:
- the LOC126368013 gene encoding TBC1 domain family member 23 gives MAGEEDDSTWLIELESALLDGCTAQEINSLTKGKKIPESLRPDVWLLCLSCQEAGNQLLLFDEIFDLINQNELRDDVKKFVKRLGNDDDDKLAVVSDIESIITFYCKSKSVSYSSNNGWIEILLPLLSLKLPRSDTYNLFEKIIKLYIPKGCTKNGVPFHILRLILQYHDPELCSFLDTKRITPEQYCLPWLRSLFAGTCSLDVVLFMWDLYFQRSDPFFIFFLCLIMVINAREQLLQMKNEDKSTIIEVLSNMPADLEANDVSDFCSLAHYYSLKTPVSFREDVLEVLFSESGLEINSKLYSQALCLPVAVHELIESATVDVSDVDSVKFFLVDCRPAEQYNAGHLSTAFHLDCNLMLQEPNAFNTAVQGLLNAQRQALAAGSLAAGEHLCFVGSGRTEEDSYAHMVVASFLKRNTKHVSMLDGGFVAIHDYFGPHMTDCLEEHNSSTCLVCAPNNNNDGMELHQSKARDNVPAIQLFSKLSTAMKAKSQEVKGKLIEYIVNPNSTVNNGEWHVSAGDRKEQRYRNVPPVFSINDEDDDARSDGRRDITDSEPLEEIVEITSFLRERNVIDSFQCQEVLLNGYMHDSHLIVTETHLVVLRDIPNKRGYAQVMSRRPLSTIVKITAKKRHPELITFKYGVPDGDNLLIKDMDRFLIPNASVATKVVSNQIVQQLDTKA, from the exons ATGGCTGGTGAAGAAGACGATAGCACCTG GTTGATAGAGCTGGAGTCTGCTTTGTTGGATGGATGCACGGCACAAGAAATCAACAGTTTGACAAAAGGCAAGAAAATTCCTGAGAGCCTCCGTCCTGATGTGTGGCTTCTATGTCTTAGTTGTCAGGAAGCTGGTAATCAATTATTACTATTTGATGAGATATTTGACTTGATCAACCAAAATGAATTACGAGATGATGTCAAAAAGTTTGTAAAAAGACttggaaatgatgatgatgacaaactAGCAGTTGTTTCTGATATTGAGTCTATCATCACATTCTATTGCAAATCCAAGTCTGTCAGTTACTCTTCTAACAATGGGTGGATTGAGATTTTGTTACCTTTGTTAAGCTTAAAATTGCCAAGGTCAGATACTTACAATCTGTTTGAAAAAATTATAAAGCTCTACATTCCAAAAGGCTGCACAAAGAATGGTGTGCCCTTTCACATATTGAGGCTGATACTTCAATACCATGACCCTGAGTTGTGTTCATTCTTGGACACAAAGCGAATAACTCCAGAACAGTACTGCTTGCCATGGCTGCGGTCCCTGTTTGCAGGAACCTGCAGTTTAGATGTAGTTCTTTTTATGTGGGATTTATACTTTCAAAGATCTGACCCCTTCTTTATATTTTTCCTTTGCCTTATAATGGTGATCAATGCTCGAGAACAGCTATTACAAATgaaaaatgaagataaaagTACTATAATTGAAGTATTAAGCAATATGCCAGCTGACTTGGAGGCCAATGATGTATCAGACTTCTGTTCTTTGGCACATTACTATTCATTGAAAACCCCAGTGTCTTTTAGAGAAGATGTTTTAGAAGTGTTATTTTCTGAAAGTGGCTTAGAAATAAATTCTAAGTTGTATTCCCAAGCCTTATGTCTTCCTGTAGCCGTGCATGAATTGATCGAAAGTGCCACAGTTGATGTTTCAGATGTGGATAGTGTGAAATTTTTCTTGGTTGACTGCCGACCTGCAGAACAGTATAATGCTGGCCATTTGTCAACTGCTTTCCACCTTGATTGCAATTTAATGTTGCAAGAGCCGAATGCCTTCAACACGGCTGTTCAAGGCCTACTGAATGCTCAACGCCAGGCTCTGGCGGCCGGCTCACTCGCGGCCGGAGAACATTTGTGTTTTGTTGGTTCTGGCCGAACAGAGGAAGATAGCTATGCACATATGGTTGTAGCTTCTTTTTTAAAACGTAATACGAAACACGTCTCCATGCTCGACGGAGGCTTCGTAGCCATCCATGATTATTTTGGGCCGCACATGACTGATTGTCTAGAGGAACATAATTCATCTACTTGTTTAGTTTGTGCTCCCAATAACAATAATGATGGAATGGAATTACACCAATCGAAAGCTAGGGACAATGTTCCAGCCATACAACTTTTCAGTAAGCTGTCAACAGCTATGAAAGCAAAAAGCCAAGAAGTGAAAGGAAAATTGATAGAATATATCGTTAATCCCAATTCTACCGTAAACAATGGCGAGTGGCATGTCTCTGCAGGCGACAGAAAAGAGCAAAGATACAGAAATGTTCCGCCAGTGTTTAGTATCAATGACGAAGACGACGACGCGCGGTCTGATGGTCGCCGCGATATTACCGATTCAGAACCGCTAGAAGAAATAGTCGAGATAACTTCATTCCTTAGAGAGCGTAATGTGATCGACAGTTTCCAGTGTCAAGAGGTATTATTGAATGGGTACATGCACGATTCTCATCTCATAGTCACAGAGACGCATTTAGTAGTTTTACGCGACATTCCAAACAAGAGAGGCTATGCGCAAGTGATGTCCCGAAGGCCTCTGTCTACCATAGTTAAGATTACAGCTAAGAAGAGACATCCAGAATTAATTACGTTTAAATACGGTGTACCAGATGGTGATAATTTATTGATTAAAGATATGGATCGCTTCTTGATTCCTAACGCTTCCGTAGCGACGAAAGTAGTTTCAAATCAAATAGTTCAGCAGCTAGATACTAAAGCGTAA
- the LOC126368080 gene encoding 5'-AMP-activated protein kinase subunit beta-1 — protein MGNAGSNQPKEWQRDNAAKTPDVGPSSPAKEGEAFTFDKKIEDDRGGRDDDNNIEDGAPYYTKAVPESDVEYSAPRERSNTLTQDNAKVVDDKVLPTVFKWEGGGKQVYISGTFTDWKTIPMVKSHGDFVTIIDLPEGEHQYKYFVDGEWRHDPTVKVIDNGMGSKNNLVSVKMSDFEVFQALAKDSEGVHSGAQTEYSQEIPQSKPWEKVSGPPILPPHLLQVILNKDTPLSCEPTLLPEPNHVMLNHLYALSIKDGVMVLSATHRYRKKYVTTLLYKPI, from the exons ATGGGAAACGCAGGAAGCAATCAACCGAAAGAGTGGCAAAGAGATAATGCAGCCAAAACACCAGATGTTGGGCCATCTTCACCAGCAAAAGAAGGAGAGGCATTTACTTTCGACAAAAAGATTGAAGATGACCGTGGTGGTCGAGATGACGACAATAATATAGAAGATGGTGCTCCATATTACACAAAAGCAGTTCCTGAAAGTGATGTAGAGTATAGTGCGCCACGTGAAAGATCAAATACGTTAACGCAAGACAATGCAAAAGTAGTAGATGACAAAGTTTTGCCTACAGTATTTAAATGGGAAGGAGGAGGTAAACAG gtgTACATCAGTGGGACGTTTACTGACTGGAAAACTATTCCCATGGTCAAATCTCATGGTGATTTTGTAACTATTATTGATCTACCGGAAGGAGAGCATCAGTACAAATATTTTGTAGATGGAGAGTGGCGTCATGATCCTACTGTG AAAGTAATAGATAATGGAATGGGCtcaaaaaataatttggtatcAGTGAAGATGTCAGACTTTGAAGTATTTCAAGCCTTAGCAAAGGATAGCGAAGGAGTTCATAGCGGTGCACAAACAGAGTACTCACAG gAAATACCTCAATCAAAGCCTTGGGAGAAAGTCTCCGGGCCACCCATATTACCTCCACATTTGTTACAAGTTATTCTGAACAAGGACACCCCATTATCT TGTGAACCTACATTATTACCAGAGCCAAACCATGTGATGTTGAACCACCTATATGCCCTGTCAATCAAAGATGGTGTGATGGTGCTGTCTGCTACACATAGGTACAGGAAGAAGTATGTCACCACACTTCTATACAAACCAATATAA
- the LOC126368036 gene encoding proton-coupled amino acid transporter-like protein pathetic isoform X2 — MNDEKQPLLTGPSTPTESNETQIVELVSESNVHSNEEKRKAEYHPASERCLEHPTSNFDTLIHLLKGNIGTGILAMPDAFKNAGLIFGVFGTLLMGAICTHCMHILVECSHELCIRNQRPALSFSEVVEDAVASGPVFLRPYAKKMKNVVNVFLVLPLENNMKTPEDFGGWAGVLNTGMVIVAALYTAIGFFGYLKYGNHVRGSITLNLPDDLLAQSVRTMMAAAIFLSYGLQFYVPMNIVWPYVKSKLTSETALKYGETFTRLIMVTITFTAAALIPNLSGIISLVGAFSSSALALIFPPAIEIITFWPDKLGKHYWKLWKDVLIIIFGFTGFVFGTYASIEDILNRQNI; from the exons atgaaTGATGAAAAGCAACCACTTCTTACTGGGCCCAGTACCCCCACGGAAAGTAATGAAACACAAATAGTTGAGTTAGTTAGTGAATCAAATGTGCACTCTAACGAAGAAAAACGTAAAGCTGAATACCACCCAGCCTCAGAACGATGTTTGGAACACCCAACGTCGAATTTCGATACCTTGATCCACCTGCTGAAGGGCAACATTGGAACAGGGATTTTGGCTATGCCTGATGCATTTAAAAATGCTGGTCTAATATTTG GTGTGTTTGGCACTTTGTTAATGGGAGCAATATGCACACATTGTATGCACATCTTAGTGGAATGCTCCCATGAGCTCTGTATCAGAAATCAACGACCAGCACTGAGCTTTTCAGAAGTGGTAGAAGATGCGGTAGCTTCTGGACCCGTATTTCTTAGACCATATGCCAAGAAAATGAA GAATGTAGTGAATGTTTTTCTG GTGCTTCCCTTAGAGAATAACATGAAAACACCTGAAGACTTTGGTGGTTGGGCTGGTGTACTCAATACTGGCATGGTGATCGTAGCAGCTTTGTATACGGCTATTGGTTTTTTCGGCTACTTAAAATATGGGAACCACGTTCGCGGAAGCATTACTCTCAACTTACCAGACGACTT ACTAGCGCAGAGTGTCCGTACTATGATGGCGGCAGCTATCTTCCTATCGTATGGCCTTCAATTTTATGTGCCAATGAACATTGTTTGGCCTTACGTTAAGTCTAAATTAACCTCGGAAACGGCGCTGAAATACGGAGAAACATTTACGAGGTTAATTATGGTTACCATAAcat TTACGGCGGCCGCTCTCATACCCAACTTGAGCGGTATTATATCGCTAGTCGGCGCGTTCAGCAGCTCAGCACTCGCGCTCATATTCCCACCGGCAATAGAGATTATCACCTTCTGGCCTGACAAGTTGGGCAAACACTACTGGAAACTTTGGAAAGACGTTCTCATCATCATATTCGGTTTCACTGGATTCGTGTTCGGTACTTACGCTAGCATAGAAGAcatattgaaccgccaaaatatataa
- the LOC126368078 gene encoding brachyurin-like, whose amino-acid sequence MHILLVSLLVVLSVRGDTSAEDGWIGWHQKVGIKEAERIKIAEEQVLVSTPIVGGVIAPINAHPYLAGILIDVIGLSGPSACGGSLLSPNRVLTAAHCWFDGNFQAWSMTVVLGSQFLFHGGLRIRPSHIVIHPQYVARTLSNDIAMLRLPTNVPFSSIIRPIALPSGHLLQEKFTGIWTRAAGYGRYSDLTSPTTNTMVRNIFLQTIPLSHCRAVYGNVVLDSNICTCGAGGVGICQGDSGGPLTVNIHGNEILIGVSSFVAGDGCKLGFPSAFARVTSYMDWITNNL is encoded by the coding sequence ATGCACATTTTGTTGGTCTCTCTGTTGGTCGTCCTCAGCGTACGAGGTGATACCTCAGCTGAGGACGGTTGGATCGGCTGGCATCAGAAAGTTGGAATCAAAGAAGCTGAACGAATTAAAATAGCCGAGGAGCAGGTTCTCGTAAGTACACCTATAGTCGGAGGAGTGATCGCGCCTATCAACGCGCACCCGTACCTAGCCGGCATCCTCATCGACGTCATTGGATTAAGCGGACCTTCTGCCTGCGGCGGCTCGCTCCTGTCCCCTAACAGAGTGCTGACGGCGGCGCATTGCTGGTTCGATGGAAACTTCCAGGCTTGGAGCATGACTGTTGTCCTCGGCTCACAGTTCCTTTTTCACGGAGGCTTAAGAATACGCCCCAGCCATATTGTAATTCATCCCCAATACGTTGCGAGAACGTTATCTAATGATATCGCAATGCTAAGACTACCAACAAATGTGCCGTTTTCTTCTATAATCAGACCCATAGCTTTACCCTCTGGACATCTTTTACAAGAAAAATTCACTGGAATATGGACAAGGGCGGCAGGCTACGGACGATATTCCGATCTGACAAGTCCGACTACCAACACTATGGTGAGGAATATCTTCTTGCAAACGATACCTCTGTCTCATTGTAGAGCAGTGTATGGAAACGTAGTGTTGGATTCGAACATCTGCACGTGTGGGGCTGGTGGTGTGGGCATCTGCCAAGGAGACTCCGGCGGCCCGCTCACTGTCAACATCCACGGAAATGAAATATTAATCGGAGTCAGCTCCTTTGTAGCCGGCGACGGGTGTAAACTCGGCTTCCCCTCAGCATTCGCAAGGGTCACCAGCTACATGGACTGGATTACAAACAATTTGTAA
- the LOC126368036 gene encoding proton-coupled amino acid transporter-like protein pathetic isoform X1, whose product MNDEKQPLLTGPSTPTESNETQIVELVSESNVHSNEEKRKAEYHPASERCLEHPTSNFDTLIHLLKGNIGTGILAMPDAFKNAGLIFGVFGTLLMGAICTHCMHILVECSHELCIRNQRPALSFSEVVEDAVASGPVFLRPYAKKMKNVVNVFLVITQLGFCCVYFLFVATNLQDTIPLSHKTHLGVYCYLALLFPAMFVLTMLKNLKYLTPVSLIAAIMTAWGLVITFYYILQDLPRTSTVKSFASWRQLPLYFGTAIYAFEGIGVVLPLENNMKTPEDFGGWAGVLNTGMVIVAALYTAIGFFGYLKYGNHVRGSITLNLPDDLLAQSVRTMMAAAIFLSYGLQFYVPMNIVWPYVKSKLTSETALKYGETFTRLIMVTITFTAAALIPNLSGIISLVGAFSSSALALIFPPAIEIITFWPDKLGKHYWKLWKDVLIIIFGFTGFVFGTYASIEDILNRQNI is encoded by the exons atgaaTGATGAAAAGCAACCACTTCTTACTGGGCCCAGTACCCCCACGGAAAGTAATGAAACACAAATAGTTGAGTTAGTTAGTGAATCAAATGTGCACTCTAACGAAGAAAAACGTAAAGCTGAATACCACCCAGCCTCAGAACGATGTTTGGAACACCCAACGTCGAATTTCGATACCTTGATCCACCTGCTGAAGGGCAACATTGGAACAGGGATTTTGGCTATGCCTGATGCATTTAAAAATGCTGGTCTAATATTTG GTGTGTTTGGCACTTTGTTAATGGGAGCAATATGCACACATTGTATGCACATCTTAGTGGAATGCTCCCATGAGCTCTGTATCAGAAATCAACGACCAGCACTGAGCTTTTCAGAAGTGGTAGAAGATGCGGTAGCTTCTGGACCCGTATTTCTTAGACCATATGCCAAGAAAATGAA GAATGTAGTGAATGTTTTTCTGGTAATAACACAATTGGGGTTTTGCTGTGTTTACTTTTTGTTTGTCGCAACTAACCTACAAGACACGATACCTCTTTCTCACAAGACGCACCTCGGTGTCTATTGTTACTTGGCTTTATTGTTCCCAGCAATGTTTGTGCTAACTATGTTGAAGAATTTGAAGTATTTAACCCCCGTTTCATTGATCGCTGCTATCATGACAGCTTGGGGGCTTGTTATAACATTTTACTACATATTGCAAGACTTGCCGCGCACAAGTACGGTGAAATCGTTCGCAAGTTGGCGCCAGCTACCTTTATACTTCGGCACCGCAATTTATGCATTTGAAGGAATTGGTGTG GTGCTTCCCTTAGAGAATAACATGAAAACACCTGAAGACTTTGGTGGTTGGGCTGGTGTACTCAATACTGGCATGGTGATCGTAGCAGCTTTGTATACGGCTATTGGTTTTTTCGGCTACTTAAAATATGGGAACCACGTTCGCGGAAGCATTACTCTCAACTTACCAGACGACTT ACTAGCGCAGAGTGTCCGTACTATGATGGCGGCAGCTATCTTCCTATCGTATGGCCTTCAATTTTATGTGCCAATGAACATTGTTTGGCCTTACGTTAAGTCTAAATTAACCTCGGAAACGGCGCTGAAATACGGAGAAACATTTACGAGGTTAATTATGGTTACCATAAcat TTACGGCGGCCGCTCTCATACCCAACTTGAGCGGTATTATATCGCTAGTCGGCGCGTTCAGCAGCTCAGCACTCGCGCTCATATTCCCACCGGCAATAGAGATTATCACCTTCTGGCCTGACAAGTTGGGCAAACACTACTGGAAACTTTGGAAAGACGTTCTCATCATCATATTCGGTTTCACTGGATTCGTGTTCGGTACTTACGCTAGCATAGAAGAcatattgaaccgccaaaatatataa
- the LOC126368066 gene encoding UDP-galactose transporter senju translates to MKEWKNLFPNKEAFIVFALYIILFVFQGVFVTASKTANGGYDYNTTLVVFLSELLKLIASATLYSYRREQKPHICKAIVINYKLLLLYFIPSLLYCFYNNLAFVNLSHYDPTSYYILLQFRVVLTALLFQFLFKKNLTLYQWISLGILTLGCMIKNFDAASVNNSTPEDKGLWSQVFNIYFLSINFQNFCSCLAGTYNEYLLKTTGSNVDIFLQNVFMYLDSVLCNFVILMIKGEVYTIFNDFKSLANIFVILITINSAVVGIVTSFFLKNLNSILKTYASALELIITAVVCYIIFHILITWSTIVSICLVSIAVAMYFKNPVNNTNNNSNGFDRDKKPLLDVVTEA, encoded by the exons ATGAAAGAATGGAAGAATTTATTCCCAAATAAAGAGGCCTTCATAGTTTTTGctttatacattatattatttgtatttcaag gtGTATTCGTAACTGCTTCAAAAACAGCAAATGGCGGCTATGATTACAATACAACACTGGTTGTTTTCTTATCAGAACTACTGAAACTTATTGCATCAGCTACGCTATACTCATACAGAAGAGA GCAAAAACCACACATATGCAAGGCGATTGTGATAAATTATAAGTTATTACTTCTATACTTCATTCCATCACTATTATACTGTTTCTACAATAATTTGGCATTCGTAAACTTATCACATTATGACCCTACATCATACTACATCCTGTTACAATTCAGGGTTGTATTAACTGCCTTACTTTTCCAG TTTCTGTTCAAGAAAAATTTGACGCTATACCAGTGGATATCTTTAGGCATATTAACACTAGGATGTATGATAAAGAACTTCGACGCCGCGTCCGTAAACAACAGCACCCCAGAGGACAAAGGGCTCTGGTCTCAAGTATTCAACATTTACTTTTTGTCAATCAATTTTCAAAACTTCTGCTCATGCCTGGCAGGCACATAcaatgaatatttattaaaaacaacagGATCCAATGTAGATATATTTCTACAGAATGTCTTTATGTATCTAGACTCTGTTTTATGTAATTTCGTTATTTTGATGATCAAGGGTGAAgtatatacaatatttaatGACTTTAAAAGTTTGGCCAATATATTTGTCATTCTTATTACAATTAATAGTGCAGTAGTCGGCATAGTCACAAGTTTCTTCTTGAAAAACCTAAATTCGATATTGAAAACATATGCCAGTGCTTTAGAGCTGATTATAACAGCTGTGGTatgttacataatatttcatATATTAATTACATGGAGTACAATAGTGTCAATCTGCCTAGTCAGTATCGCGGTAGCAATGTACTTTAAAAATCCTgtaaataatactaataataattcaaatggGTTTGACAGAGATAAGAAACCTCTTTTAGATGTAGTCACAGAGGCATAA